From Paenibacillus graminis, a single genomic window includes:
- a CDS encoding glycosyltransferase produces the protein MMNKGRPLRKTSGNRLTAMMQVRNENGRYLEQVLEELSGFVDDIVIVDDASTDGTARLCESFAKVTKLVTLGESRFNREWELRRTLWELAVSTEPDWLLSVDADEFYEEEAKQEMRRLIDQDVYDWVAFRLYDFWGGTTHYREDEHWNIHTKHTRTLVRYLPQYYYFTPQMDHHVPRLPLSYAVLPGFLTELRVKHYGWALPPEALREKYDRYMELDPEGKWGSLEQYASILDENPRLVEWQERRGLGRPE, from the coding sequence ATGATGAACAAGGGGAGACCGCTGCGCAAAACCTCCGGGAACCGCCTGACCGCCATGATGCAGGTGCGCAATGAAAACGGCCGCTATTTGGAACAGGTGCTGGAGGAGCTAAGCGGTTTTGTGGACGATATCGTCATCGTGGATGACGCCAGCACGGATGGCACGGCGCGTCTGTGCGAGTCTTTTGCCAAAGTTACAAAGCTGGTGACGCTGGGAGAGTCACGGTTCAACCGGGAGTGGGAGCTGCGGCGGACCTTGTGGGAACTGGCGGTGTCGACGGAACCGGACTGGCTGCTGTCCGTGGATGCCGACGAATTCTACGAAGAAGAGGCCAAACAGGAAATGCGCCGCCTGATAGATCAGGATGTGTACGACTGGGTGGCCTTCCGGCTGTATGACTTCTGGGGCGGCACTACGCATTATCGGGAAGACGAACACTGGAATATCCATACCAAACATACCCGGACGCTGGTCCGTTATCTGCCGCAGTATTATTATTTTACACCTCAAATGGATCATCATGTTCCCCGTCTGCCGCTATCCTACGCCGTTCTGCCGGGGTTCCTGACCGAGCTGCGCGTGAAGCACTACGGCTGGGCACTCCCGCCCGAAGCCCTCCGTGAGAAATATGACCGCTACATGGAGCTGGACCCCGAAGGGAAATGGGGCAGCCTGGAACAGTACGCCTCCATTTTGGATGAGAATCCCCGTCTCGTGGAATGGCAGGAGCGGCGGGGGCTCGGCAGACCGGAATAG